TGAATGGGTAGTCACTCAAGATCCAGATTCTTTCGAAGGCCAATACTATCGCGGAACCGCACTCGTACTATCCAAACAATACAGAAGTGCGGTGGAGGCGTTTCAACAATCGATCCGAATCAATGGAGTATCGGCGCGAGCACACGTCGCTTTGGCGGAAGCGTTGAATCAGACAAATCAAAGTGCAGAGGCGATGAAAGAATATCGCCGAGCCCTCGATCTTGACCCGACAAATTCGCGCGCTATTCAGAAGTTACGTGCCAATCAACCGTGACGCTCGACAAAAAATTTACAGCGGTCGAGGATAAAAACAATCTACGATCGGCAATAGGTTGGAACGTATTGAGTCCCAAAACAATTGATCCTATCTTCAGCCACACAATTGGCACCTGCTGTAAAAAAGGCCTTCCCCCGTGGCCGACCGTGTCACTGCCGTTCCTGCCAGAAAACAACGCAACTTGGCAAAACAGGCGGACTACCAACTTACCCGATCCCCCAAGTCCTAGCGGGATCAAGCGGCTTTTCACCTGATTTCGATCACGGATTTAATCGCCGTTCGGCTCGAACAGCAACAATCCCCTCATAAAAGTCGCCCACTTCGCTTATCGTGTTAGCTTCTAATTATAATTGGGTCTCGCTGTCGAGGCTGAAACGCCTTACCTAACCGTTCAATCGCAGGTCGGATTAAATCGTGAACTCCCCATCCTCCAAGCCGAAAAAAGCGTTAGGCCCCATGTTACTCGTGGCCATGAACGCCTCCGTGATCATCGGACTGGAGGGTTTACCAGACATGGCGCTTTACGGAGTTCCGCTGATCTTCCTGTTTCTCGTGGGTGCGATCACCTTCCTGATTCCAGTCGGTCTGGTGTCGAGTGAACTGGCTGTCGGCTGGCCCGGTGGCGGCGGTGTTTATGGCTGGGTGGATTCAGCGTTCGGCAGGCGACCGGCAGTACTTGCGGTCTGGTGCCAATGGGTTCAGATTTTGGTTTGGTATCCTACCGGGCTCTCCTTTAGCGCAGCCACCTTCGCCTATATTTTCAATCCGAAGCTGGCAGAAAATCCCACCTTTGTGATGATCGTGGTGACGATCATTTTTTGGACTGTCACGTTGATGAATTTCCGCGGGCTGCGAACCAGTGGTGTCGTCGCAACAATCGGGCTTGTACTGGGTACAATTCTGCCAACCTTGTTGGTAATCCTTTTCGCAGCAATCTGGTGGATGAGTGACCATCCGATTGCGATTCCAGAACACAATCGCGGATTCTTCCCGAAGCTGGAAGGCATTCGAGGTCTAGCGATTGCAGCCGGGATGATCACCTTTTATTCCGGCCTCGAAGTGAATGCGGTGCATGGGTCCCGCATTAACAAGCCGCGTAGCAGCATTCCGTTTGCGATGATCCTGTCAGCTGGAATTGTGCTCACGATTTACATCTTCGGTTCGCTAGGAATCGCCATGATCCTTCCACCGGAAAAGATCAGAGCGGATTTGAATGTCGGCCCGATGGAGATGTTTCGCGTATTCCTGGAAACACACAATTTGGGAATGCTTTCTCCCGTTCTCGCCGCATGCGTTTGCATTGGGGTTTTAGGGCACATTTCCACTTGGGTGATCGGCCCCACCGAAGCCATTCGACGAGCTGCACAACGAAGAGACCTCCCTGCCATCTTTGGTAAAACCAATCGCCACGGCGTTCCGACACCGTTGCTCATCATTCAGGCAGTGATCGTTACCGCGATGACGCTCCCATTCCTATTCCTGAAAGATGTATCGACCGCCTTCTTGATTCTCACGGCGTTATCAGGCACGGTCTATTTGGTGATGTACATCATGATGTTTGCGGCAGCAATCCGACTCCGATATTCCAAGCCTCATATCAAACGGCATTTCGAAGTGCCCGGTGGCGTAGCGGGTATTTGGTTAGTCAGTGGAGTCGGTATTCTCATTAGCGTGGTCGCCTTAATTCTGTCATTTATTCCGCCGGCAGCTGACCAGGTCGATGTAGGGAACCCCTACGTATACGTGGGATTAGAAGTGGGTATCTTCTGCGTGATTGTGCTGATCGGTCTCTTCATGCCGATGCATCCGGATCGGTTACCGGATGAGGATCAATCCGAAGGCCAGTCTGACTAGAAAATGGTGATCGAGTGAACCACGACCGGCCCGGGCTGTGTTATCATCCCTGGCTTGTCAAAGCTCCACCGACCATCATTTCGGTCCCTTCGGGGACGCAGGCTCAGTATAGATCCGCTCCATGACTCGAACATGCCCACCCCAA
This region of Pirellulaceae bacterium genomic DNA includes:
- a CDS encoding APC family permease, with the protein product MNSPSSKPKKALGPMLLVAMNASVIIGLEGLPDMALYGVPLIFLFLVGAITFLIPVGLVSSELAVGWPGGGGVYGWVDSAFGRRPAVLAVWCQWVQILVWYPTGLSFSAATFAYIFNPKLAENPTFVMIVVTIIFWTVTLMNFRGLRTSGVVATIGLVLGTILPTLLVILFAAIWWMSDHPIAIPEHNRGFFPKLEGIRGLAIAAGMITFYSGLEVNAVHGSRINKPRSSIPFAMILSAGIVLTIYIFGSLGIAMILPPEKIRADLNVGPMEMFRVFLETHNLGMLSPVLAACVCIGVLGHISTWVIGPTEAIRRAAQRRDLPAIFGKTNRHGVPTPLLIIQAVIVTAMTLPFLFLKDVSTAFLILTALSGTVYLVMYIMMFAAAIRLRYSKPHIKRHFEVPGGVAGIWLVSGVGILISVVALILSFIPPAADQVDVGNPYVYVGLEVGIFCVIVLIGLFMPMHPDRLPDEDQSEGQSD